ATCACTTCAATGGGGCGACTAAAACTTTGCCGAGCGAGTTCCGTATCGCCCTCAATAAACCCATCAATGCCGTTCACAAGGGCGTAGGTGAGGCGTTCGCTAATGGGAAGCTCGCGCCATGCAAGATCCTCTTCTTTGCGTTTTCCGCCTTCACCATGATATTTTTGCGCAATCTCAAGGAGACGCTCGCCGGCATCCGGGTCGCGATTAAAGAGCACATCTTCAATGCCAGTTTTAAGTTCTTCGGGAATGTCTTGATAGATCGCGAGCTGGCCTGCGTTAACAATCCCCATCGACAGTCCGCGTTTAATGGCGTGATAGAGAAAGACGGCGTGAATCGCCTCACGAACGAGATTATTCCCGCGAAATGAGAACGACACATTGGAGATCCCGCCTGAGATATGCACATAGGGCAGGTGTTTGCGAATCCATTCCACCGCGTCCAAAAAGTCGAGCCCGTAGCGATCGTGCTCGGGGATACCGGTAGCAACGGCAAAGACGTTTGGGTCGAAAATAATATCTTCCGGCGGAAAGCCCACCTCATCGACTAAAATGCGGTAGGCGCGTTCGCAAATCTCCCTCCGGCGCGCGAAATTATCGGCCTGTCCGGATTCATCAAACGCCATCACCACCGCGGCAGCGCCATACTTTTTCACTAACCGTGCATGCGCTTTAAATTCTACCACGCCCTCTTTCATTGAGATGGAATTGACGATCCCTTTGCCTTGAATGCATTTTAAGCCCGCCTCTAAAATCTCCCACTTTGAGGAGTCGATCATAATGGGGACTTTGCAGATATCGGGCTCGGAGGCGATCAGATTTAAAAAGGTGACCATCTCCTCTTTTGAATCGAGCATGCCCTCGTCCATGTTGATGTCGATAATTTGCGCGCCATTTTCCACTTGATCGCGGGCAACTTCGAGGGCTTCGTGATAGTTTTTCTCTTTAATAAGACGTTTAAATCGAGCGGAACCGGTGATATTAGTACGTTCGCCGACATTTGCAAATAGCGATTCGCCCGCGGTTAAATTGCATGCTTCAAGCCCCGATAATCGGAGCGATTTTGGAATCGTTTTGGGCGCTCTTGGGGCAAATCCTGCTACAAGTTCGCGAATTTTGGCGATATGCTCAGGCGTTGTGCCACAACAGCCGCCGACAATGTTTAAAAAGCCCGATTCGGCCCACTCTTTCATCTCGCTCGCCATCTCGTTGGCGCCCAGATCATAATCGCCAAAAGCATTTGGGAGACCTGCGTTTGCGTGCGCGGAAAGACGAAATTCTGAAATGCGATCAAGCTCGGCAATGTAACCACGGAGCATATCCGGCCCTAAGGCGCAGTTAAGCCCGATAGAAAAGGGTTGAATATGGCGAAGCGAATTGTAAAACGCTTCGGTGGTTTGGCCTGAAAGGGTGCGTCCTGAGGCATCGGTAATAGTGCCAGAGATCATCACGGGAAGGGTGATATTTCGCGCTTCAAATACCGATTCAATGGCAAAAATCGCCGCTTTTGCGTTGAGCGTATCGAAGATGGTCTCCACCATTAAGAGATCAGAGCCGCCATCTATCAGCCCATTAATCGCCTCTGTGTAACCGGTAACCAGCGCATCAAAAGTGGTGTTACGAAAGCCCGGGTCATTGACATCAGGGGAGATCGACGCGGTTTTTGAGGTGGGACCCAGCGTTCCAACGACAAAGCGGGGATGGGCAGCGGTACTAAATTTTTGCGCAGCCAAACGGGCGAGCTTTGCTCCTTCAAGATTGATCTCGTAGACAAACTCTTCCATGCCGTAATCGGCCATCGACATCGAGGTGGCGTTAAAGGTATTGGTCTCAATTAGATCCGCGCCCGCTTCCAAATAAGCTTCGTGAATGGCCTTGATAATATGTGGCTGGGTGAGGTTTAAGAGGTCATTATTGCCCTTTAAATCTTTATGCCAATCGGCAAAGCGCTCGCCCCGAAAATCCGCCTCCTCGAGCCTTTCTTTTTGAATCATGGTGCCCATAGCGCCATCTAAAATTAAAATCCGTTTCGCGGCAATCGCTTCTAATTGCTCTAATACGCTCATGCTCCAGTCCTTTTTCCTTTCGATTGTTCGTTATTGTTATTGTGATCGCTCTGTGGGGCGATGGTTTGCTCGATGTGACCGTGTGCGAGCTCTTCTTTGAGATCGGCAAGCGCTAAGGCGCGCAAAATGGCAGCGCATTCAGAGGTTGGCTGATGGCGATACCAATGATTGAGTTCTTGCAATAATGTGTCGTGTGATTTCATAAAAACCTCGTCGTTTGTAAAATGGCTTAAGTGATTGAATTTGTGAGTCTTAAGACGTAAAAAAGCTCTTCCTGATCCAAGAAGAGCTTTAACAAACTAAAGGTCTTCTTATCTCTCAGACCGTGCAATTGCGGGCGATCTGTTGGATTTAGCACAGTACGCAAAGCGCCTGTTGCTGAGACTTCGCAGGGCCAATTCCCTCCATCTCTCTCAATAAGATTCGAGCTTTTTCACTATATCACTGATTATTGCGATTGCAACCCTTATTTTGAGCACACTAATGTTGAGGAAAATCACCACTTCGGTATGGATCATCACGCATTTTCTGCCACCGATCGCATTTTTATATATAATCAAAGCATGTTTAGTTAGATTGGGAGCACAGCGACATTGGTTGAGAGAGAAGAGGGAACGACGGAACTTGCAGCGGTACTCGTGGCAGTTTCGGACAATGAGGCGAAGGTATTGACGGTGGAGAAGGGGACTTTTTTACCGAGTGGTCCTTTGACGCCGATTCACAGTTCATTGCAGGCGGGCGTGCGCGAATGGGTGGAAAAACAGACCCATCAACCGTTAGGCTACGTCGAGCAACTCTACACTTTTGTCGATACCCATCGAACCACTTCAAAAGGGCATTTTCTCATCTATATCGGCTATTTAGGGCTGGTGCGAGAAGAGGTAGAATTGATCGATTTTCAAGCAAAATGGAAGAGCTGGTATCTCTATTTTCCATGGGAAGATCATCGGCAAGGCCGCCCTGATTGGATCGATACGCACTTTATTCCGCCCCTTTTAGCGTGGGCAGAACGAGCACCGAATGCGCAAGAAAAACGCCGTCGTCATCAGCGCATTAATATGTGTTGGGGACTCGATGGATTTGAGTGGAATGAGGAGTATGTGCTCCAGCGTTACGAGCTTCTCTACGAGGTGGGATTTGTGCCTGAATCGCCCACGTTTAATGATAAACTCGCTCCTCCTCATTATGTCGGCGCGATGATGAAACACGATCATCGCCGCGTTGTTGCTTCAGGAATTGCGCGTCTGCGGGCGAAGATTAAATATCGTCCGGTAATCTTTGAATTGATGCCCCCCGAATTCACCCTGCTCCAATTACAGCAGAGCATCGAGGCGTTAGCGGGGATTATTCTCCATAAGCAAAATTTCCGCCGCATGATTATCAATCAAGATCTCATCGAAGAGACTGGCGAGCTCGATACCAAAGGCCCGGGTCGTCCGGCTAAACTCTATCGCTTTAAACCCGATATTTTGCTCGAGCGCTCACTCTCAGGCAGTAAGTTGCCAGTGCAATAGGGCGGATTCCCTTCTTTCTCCACAGATCATAAGAGACTTATCTTAAGGGTAAGTCTCTTTGCATTAAGCTAAATAATCTTGACTAATGGGATTAATCGGCATATGCTCAGGTTGAGCATAATATTTATGTTCAGTTTGAGTATAAATAAATAGCACGAGACTCCATTATGAAAAAGAATTTAATCCCTCTACCTGATTTACTGCTCCGCCCTTATGTGGAGTTTGCTCTTTTTGAAGATTTAGGTCGCCGCGGCGACGTGACGAGCTATGCAACGATTGACCCAAGCGCCACCGCTTCACTCCAAATTGTGGCGCGTAAAGCGGGGATCATTGCAGGCTTAGCGCTCGCGCGATTAACCTTTGATGCGCTCGACCCCAATATCAAATTCACCGCTCGCGTTAATGATGGCGATAAAGTGACTCCGGGCACGGTATTAGCGGACGTTTCGGGCAATGCCCAAGCACTCCTAACCGCTGAACGCACCGCGCTTAACTTTTTAACCCATTTAAGCGGAATTGCGAGCCAAACTGGCGAGATGGTTGAGCTTGTTTCCGGTACGAATGCGACCATTACCTGTACCCGAAAAACCATTCCTGGCATGCGTTCACTCCAAAAATACGCGGTCAGAGCTGGTGGCGGGCGCAATCACCGTTTAGGGCTTGATGATGCGATCTTAATTAAAGATAACCACGTTGCCATTGCGGGCGGGATTAAAAATGCCTTAACGCAAGCAAAAGAGGTGGCGGGGCATCTGATTCCCCTTGAGGTGGAAGTTGATACGCTCGAGCAGTTAAATGAGGCGCTTGAAGTGGGCGTTGATCTGGTTTTATTAGACAATATGACCCTAGATGAGATGCGCGAAGCAGTAGCCCTTTGTCAAGGAAAGGTGCGGACGGAAGCCTCGGGCGGGATCAATCCTGATACGGTGCGCGGCGTTGCGGAAACCGGCGTTGATTTTATCGCAATGGGCTGGCTCACGCATACGGCACCATCGCTCGATATCGGCTTTGACTTTTTAGAGATGCCAACGGCGTAATCGCAATAGGAGAGTAAGATGCAAAAGGGACTGTCGTGGGCTGTAATGGCGTTTTGTGGCCTCTTTTTAGTAGGCTGCGGCGCTGATGAAACGGCTAGTGAGACGCAAAATACTGCGCAAAAAACGTCATACCCAACGGAAACGGTGACCTTAGTGGTGCCCTTTTCAGCCGGAGGCGGGACCGATATTTTAGCCCGTCATATGGCGAAAAATTTAAGCGATGTGTGGAGTGTGCCGGTGATTGTGAAAAACGTAACTGGCGCAAGTGGTCGCGTTGCGGAAAACTACGTGATGACCCGTCCGGCCGATGGCTATACGCTCTATTTAAATAACAGCAGTTTTGCCACCGTTCCGCCGATTTTAACGCCGGATACCCCAAAAGTGGACGGATTTACTGCCCTTGGTTCTCTTGCCAAATCGGCTTCTCTGTTGATTGTCCCCGCGGATTCAACGTTTACCTCCATTGAGGCGCTTTTAACGGATAGTAACGATCTATTTGTTGGAACTTGTGGGCTTGGAACGCCGCAACATTGGGCGGTTAAACGGTTAAAGCGACATGAGGCGACAACCCACGTGCCCTACGGGGGTTGCTCCGATGCGTTGTTAGATGTGGTGCGCGGAGAGCTCTCCGCCGGCATTGTGACCAAAGCGTCTGCTACGCCGATGATCGAAAGTGGTAAAGTGCGCGCGCTTGCGATTACTAGCGCCGAAAGTCGTGATCCTGCGATTGTGCCAAGCGATATTTGGCTGAATGATGGCCCAAATCTTGACCAGTGGTATGCGGTTTTTATTCATGAAAAGGCGCCGGAAGCCATTAAAGAAACCATCAGCGATACCTTAATGAACGTCTTTAATACGCCGCAATTTGAAGCAGAACTCGCGCCCTTATCGCTCACGCCTTATTTACATAATGGCACCGATTTTGATGGTGCACTTAAGGCTGAGCAAGCCGCGTTTATCGAATCTGCCAAACATAATTCCAAATAACCCTAAAAAGTTGGAGAACTCACCATGATGACATTTGAACAAAATCCTGCGTCATCCCTGACTAACCGGAATGAACGCAATGACCATAACGACCGAGCGATCCGTAAGAGTGGTGGCGATGAGCGTAATCTGATTGTGGCGCTCTGCTATGCGCTTGTGGGTATTTTGGGCACTTATCAAAGCGTGATGCATTATGAGATCGGCACCTTATCCCATATGGGTCCGGGATTTTTCCCGCTGTTGGGCTCGGCACTTGTAGCATTCGTGGGCGTTTTAATGCTTGTGAAAGAGCGTGCGCTATTGACGAAAAGTCTTGCGATGCTCCCCGAAATTAATATTAAAAGTCGCCTCGATCAAGCGGGATTGGTGGTGTTAAGTTCGCTTTCGCTCATTTTACTCGGTTATGCGGTGGCGATCTATTATCTGGGCTTAATGCTCGGCATAGTGCTCCTTGTGGTGAGTACACGAATTTTTTATCCGGAATCTTCATGGAAAATTACGGCTCTGACCGCGAGTATCTGTTGCGGATTTACCTATCTTTTAGTGGCGGTTGTCGCGCCTTCGGGCATTGCGATGTGGCCCCCGTTTATTTCGATTTAACCAAAACTTTGATCACCGCGCGCTATGCTTGATACTCTGATGCTCGGCCTTGGGATTGCTCTTGAGCCGCAAAATCTTTTTTATGCGTTTATCGGCGCACTGCTCGGCACCGTTGTGGGTGTGATTCCCGGAATTGGGACGATGTCGGTGATTGCGATGTTGCTGCCGCTAACCTATGTGGTCTCGCCAGTTTCAGGGCTGATTATGCTTGCCGGCATCTATTATGGCGCGC
The window above is part of the Ignatzschineria sp. RMDPL8A genome. Proteins encoded here:
- the metH gene encoding methionine synthase → MSVLEQLEAIAAKRILILDGAMGTMIQKERLEEADFRGERFADWHKDLKGNNDLLNLTQPHIIKAIHEAYLEAGADLIETNTFNATSMSMADYGMEEFVYEINLEGAKLARLAAQKFSTAAHPRFVVGTLGPTSKTASISPDVNDPGFRNTTFDALVTGYTEAINGLIDGGSDLLMVETIFDTLNAKAAIFAIESVFEARNITLPVMISGTITDASGRTLSGQTTEAFYNSLRHIQPFSIGLNCALGPDMLRGYIAELDRISEFRLSAHANAGLPNAFGDYDLGANEMASEMKEWAESGFLNIVGGCCGTTPEHIAKIRELVAGFAPRAPKTIPKSLRLSGLEACNLTAGESLFANVGERTNITGSARFKRLIKEKNYHEALEVARDQVENGAQIIDINMDEGMLDSKEEMVTFLNLIASEPDICKVPIMIDSSKWEILEAGLKCIQGKGIVNSISMKEGVVEFKAHARLVKKYGAAAVVMAFDESGQADNFARRREICERAYRILVDEVGFPPEDIIFDPNVFAVATGIPEHDRYGLDFLDAVEWIRKHLPYVHISGGISNVSFSFRGNNLVREAIHAVFLYHAIKRGLSMGIVNAGQLAIYQDIPEELKTGIEDVLFNRDPDAGERLLEIAQKYHGEGGKRKEEDLAWRELPISERLTYALVNGIDGFIEGDTELARQSFSRPIEVIEGPLMEGMNVVGDLFGDGKMFLPQVVKSARVMKRAVAYLVPFIEEEKARSGDTSQSNGKILIATVKGDVHDIGKNIVGVVLQCNNFEVIDMGVMVPTPDIIERALAEKVDVIGLSGLITPSLEEMVGFAKEMQRRGLDIPVMIGGATTSLAHTAVRIAPHYDHTVIYVRDASRSVGVAQSLISPELRDDFKAEIKADYEKRREAYLTRQRDIKLIPFKTAVDNRLTLDFDAVKTPNRLGIFEIEVPLDTLLPTIDWTPFFASWQLKGKFPKLLDDPIIGKEARKVHQDAQAMLKRILTEKWLTAKAVIGFFPAKNAGESTILYTDDSRKTELTRLHHLRQQTERPNGMPNRSLADFIGDHDYIGAFACTSGIGIEPYIEAFEADNDDYSAIMLKALADRFAESFAEYLHLQVRKNYWGYASDETLDNEALIREEYRGIRPAPGYPACPEHTEKATLWELLEPDKRIGMTLTDSFAMNPQSSVSGWYFAHPDAHYFGVGKIGRDQVKDYAKRKGWDLKTAETWLAPNLGYEPEE
- the nadC gene encoding carboxylating nicotinate-nucleotide diphosphorylase, translated to MKKNLIPLPDLLLRPYVEFALFEDLGRRGDVTSYATIDPSATASLQIVARKAGIIAGLALARLTFDALDPNIKFTARVNDGDKVTPGTVLADVSGNAQALLTAERTALNFLTHLSGIASQTGEMVELVSGTNATITCTRKTIPGMRSLQKYAVRAGGGRNHRLGLDDAILIKDNHVAIAGGIKNALTQAKEVAGHLIPLEVEVDTLEQLNEALEVGVDLVLLDNMTLDEMREAVALCQGKVRTEASGGINPDTVRGVAETGVDFIAMGWLTHTAPSLDIGFDFLEMPTA
- a CDS encoding tripartite tricarboxylate transporter substrate binding protein, coding for MQKGLSWAVMAFCGLFLVGCGADETASETQNTAQKTSYPTETVTLVVPFSAGGGTDILARHMAKNLSDVWSVPVIVKNVTGASGRVAENYVMTRPADGYTLYLNNSSFATVPPILTPDTPKVDGFTALGSLAKSASLLIVPADSTFTSIEALLTDSNDLFVGTCGLGTPQHWAVKRLKRHEATTHVPYGGCSDALLDVVRGELSAGIVTKASATPMIESGKVRALAITSAESRDPAIVPSDIWLNDGPNLDQWYAVFIHEKAPEAIKETISDTLMNVFNTPQFEAELAPLSLTPYLHNGTDFDGALKAEQAAFIESAKHNSK
- a CDS encoding tripartite tricarboxylate transporter TctB family protein; this encodes MMTFEQNPASSLTNRNERNDHNDRAIRKSGGDERNLIVALCYALVGILGTYQSVMHYEIGTLSHMGPGFFPLLGSALVAFVGVLMLVKERALLTKSLAMLPEINIKSRLDQAGLVVLSSLSLILLGYAVAIYYLGLMLGIVLLVVSTRIFYPESSWKITALTASICCGFTYLLVAVVAPSGIAMWPPFISI